A window of the Thermodesulfovibrionales bacterium genome harbors these coding sequences:
- the ppcA gene encoding phosphoenolpyruvate carboxylase produces MKIPRVMSTQHPDNVTVPFFAETPDMSGDDEIQEAYYAFSHLGSDEQMWDSEGKEIDDFVVRKLLTRYPYFFRDKRLGRDLFLTLRLPNPSVERDEAKVVVETLESIPRSMDAARLFYGDDIPPIFEVILPMTTSAEEINRIYYFYKNFISGRQHQPILDGDITVAQWIGKFYPESINVIPLFEDREHMLEANNIIASYLRDKELSYMRVFLARSDPAMNYGMISAILCNKIALQRLRRLSEQIGVKIYPILGAGSPPFRGNLTPYTVEDVITEYPEVETFTVQSAFKYDNPVEDVIKAIKRLKSFDRKPFREIDEDECMRLIDKYSAEYRRQIEYLAPLINEVAQYIPRRRMRKLHVGLFGYSRSVGRVRLPRVIAFCGACYSIGLPPEIIGLNALTEEDIQCLKEVYVNFEKDMRRALRYFNPACLDLLPQEVKENIRFDFFDHEPDIEHRSVTSRIISALKEGARTGIQDMVIEAAYIRRFLG; encoded by the coding sequence ATGAAGATTCCAAGAGTAATGTCTACACAGCATCCAGATAATGTGACTGTCCCTTTTTTTGCTGAGACACCTGATATGTCAGGTGATGATGAGATTCAAGAGGCCTATTATGCCTTCAGCCACCTTGGCTCGGACGAACAGATGTGGGACAGTGAGGGCAAGGAGATAGATGATTTTGTTGTCAGAAAACTCCTTACAAGATATCCATACTTTTTCAGGGATAAGAGACTGGGTAGAGACCTTTTTCTTACACTCAGACTTCCCAATCCTTCAGTTGAGAGGGATGAGGCAAAGGTTGTTGTAGAGACCCTTGAGAGCATACCGAGGTCAATGGATGCAGCAAGGCTCTTTTATGGTGATGATATACCACCAATCTTTGAGGTGATCCTTCCCATGACCACCTCTGCTGAAGAGATTAACAGAATTTATTATTTTTATAAAAATTTCATTTCAGGCAGACAGCACCAGCCAATATTAGATGGAGATATAACCGTTGCCCAGTGGATAGGTAAGTTTTATCCAGAAAGCATAAATGTTATACCTCTTTTTGAGGACAGAGAACATATGCTTGAGGCAAATAATATAATTGCATCCTATCTCAGGGATAAAGAATTGAGCTACATGAGGGTCTTTCTTGCAAGGTCAGATCCAGCCATGAACTATGGAATGATAAGCGCAATACTCTGTAACAAGATTGCTCTTCAGAGATTGAGACGGCTTTCTGAGCAGATCGGAGTTAAGATCTATCCCATACTTGGAGCAGGATCCCCTCCCTTCAGGGGAAATCTCACGCCTTATACAGTGGAGGATGTAATTACTGAGTATCCTGAGGTGGAGACCTTCACTGTGCAGTCAGCCTTTAAATACGATAACCCTGTTGAAGATGTAATAAAGGCAATAAAGAGGCTCAAATCCTTTGATAGAAAACCTTTCAGAGAGATTGATGAAGATGAGTGCATGAGACTTATTGATAAATACTCTGCTGAATATAGAAGACAGATTGAGTATCTTGCTCCTCTTATTAATGAAGTAGCCCAGTATATACCCAGAAGAAGGATGAGAAAACTCCATGTTGGTCTTTTCGGATATTCAAGGAGTGTCGGAAGGGTCAGGCTTCCGAGGGTTATAGCTTTCTGCGGAGCCTGTTATTCCATAGGTCTTCCACCAGAGATAATAGGTCTTAATGCCCTTACAGAAGAAGATATACAGTGCTTAAAAGAGGTTTATGTGAATTTTGAAAAGGACATGAGGAGGGCATTGAGGTATTTTAATCCTGCATGCCTTGACCTCCTGCCACAGGAAGTTAAGGAAAATATAAGATTTGATTTTTTTGATCATGAACCTGACATAGAACACAGGTCAGTTACATCAAGGATAATAAGTGCCCTGAAGGAGGGTGCAAGAACAGGTATTCAGGATATGGTTATAGAGGCTGCTTATATAAGGAGATTTCTTGGATAA
- a CDS encoding cation-translocating P-type ATPase, with product MPVIILAIVLGGYPIFKRAFLGILKRQINVDLMMSAGILGAAAIKEYSASMLVAFFMNLAHYLEDLTLRRSRKAIKDLIDIAPEKARIRLGEKEVDVKIDEIKPGDTVIVRQGEKIPVDGIVIRGLSSVDQSPVTGESIPVEKSPGDRVFAGTINGPGYLEIKTERTGKDTTLGKIIKLVEEAEAHKAPVQRFADRFTAYFLPLAFLAALLTYLISGKAIYAIAVIVAACPCAVGLATPLSVVASVASSAKRGVLIKGGLYLEALAKVDCIVMDKTGTVTFGRPVVREIVSFNNFKKEEILRLAASLEGYSNHAVAKAIIDEAKRYGIDITPPESFEYFIGRGIVAKVRENVLLLGNERLLKEKGIFIPEEISRTAERLEEEGNTVLYMTLDSKVAGIIAVGDIIRDEVPEAIRELKGLGIKRFLLLTGDNERVARSVSLRLGISEYRANLLPEDKIGIVKRLQAEGYRVLMIGDGVNDAPALVQADVGIAMGVAGTDVAIEAAPVALMRDDWSRIPEVIKIGRNTYKVIRQGIALGITWDIITMGLASVGILKPVMAAALEELPTLAVAANASRLLSKK from the coding sequence TTGCCAGTTATAATTCTGGCTATTGTCCTTGGTGGCTATCCTATTTTTAAAAGGGCTTTTCTTGGTATCCTTAAGAGACAGATTAATGTTGATCTGATGATGAGTGCCGGAATTCTTGGTGCTGCGGCTATTAAAGAATATTCAGCCTCCATGCTTGTTGCCTTTTTTATGAACCTTGCCCACTATCTTGAAGACCTTACACTGAGAAGGTCAAGAAAGGCTATAAAGGACCTCATAGATATCGCTCCGGAGAAGGCAAGGATAAGGCTTGGTGAAAAAGAGGTGGATGTTAAGATAGATGAGATAAAACCAGGTGATACTGTAATAGTGAGACAGGGAGAAAAGATACCTGTTGATGGAATTGTTATAAGGGGATTAAGCTCAGTTGATCAATCACCTGTGACAGGTGAGAGCATACCTGTAGAAAAATCCCCTGGTGACAGGGTCTTTGCAGGCACAATAAATGGTCCAGGTTATCTTGAGATAAAGACTGAAAGGACTGGGAAGGATACAACACTTGGAAAGATTATAAAGCTTGTAGAGGAGGCAGAGGCCCATAAAGCACCGGTGCAAAGATTTGCCGACAGGTTTACGGCTTATTTTTTACCTTTAGCATTCCTGGCTGCCCTTTTAACTTACCTTATATCGGGAAAGGCTATTTATGCGATTGCTGTTATTGTTGCTGCCTGTCCCTGTGCAGTTGGGCTTGCTACTCCTCTCAGTGTTGTTGCTTCTGTTGCAAGCAGTGCAAAGAGGGGTGTTCTCATTAAAGGAGGGCTTTATCTTGAGGCCCTTGCAAAGGTGGACTGCATTGTAATGGACAAGACAGGTACAGTGACCTTTGGAAGACCTGTTGTAAGGGAGATTGTCTCATTTAATAACTTTAAGAAAGAAGAGATACTGAGACTGGCTGCCTCTCTGGAAGGATATTCAAATCATGCTGTTGCAAAAGCAATAATAGATGAGGCAAAGAGATATGGTATAGATATTACTCCTCCAGAGAGCTTTGAATACTTTATTGGCAGGGGTATAGTTGCCAAAGTCAGGGAGAATGTCCTTCTGCTTGGGAATGAGAGGCTCCTCAAAGAAAAAGGGATATTTATACCAGAAGAGATATCCCGTACAGCAGAGAGGCTTGAGGAAGAAGGAAACACAGTCCTTTATATGACTCTGGACAGTAAGGTTGCAGGCATCATTGCTGTAGGAGATATTATAAGAGATGAGGTTCCTGAGGCAATCAGAGAACTTAAAGGACTCGGGATAAAGAGATTTTTACTCCTCACAGGAGACAATGAAAGGGTTGCAAGGTCAGTAAGTCTGAGGCTCGGTATCAGTGAGTACAGGGCAAACCTTCTACCAGAGGACAAGATAGGGATAGTGAAAAGGCTCCAGGCAGAAGGCTACAGGGTATTGATGATTGGAGATGGTGTTAATGATGCACCAGCCCTTGTACAGGCAGATGTTGGTATTGCTATGGGCGTTGCTGGCACAGATGTGGCTATTGAGGCAGCACCAGTAGCACTTATGAGGGATGACTGGTCAAGGATTCCTGAGGTTATAAAGATAGGAAGGAATACTTATAAGGTCATCAGGCAGGGGATTGCCCTTGGAATAACCTGGGACATAATAACAATGGGACTTGCATCAGTGGGAATACTAAAGCCTGTTATGGCAGCAGCACTTGAAGAACTTCCAACATTGGCTGTAGCAGCGAATGCCTCAAGGCTTCTGAGTAAAAAGTGA